In the genome of Dromiciops gliroides isolate mDroGli1 chromosome 1, mDroGli1.pri, whole genome shotgun sequence, the window aaaatagcacctacctcatgtggttgtaagaataaaatgagagtaTATCTAAATCACTgtacaaatcttaaaacactatatagcTTATTATATAAGCACTATAAAAGTTAGTTATTGATACTATTATTGATTATTGATACTATATATAAATCTGGAAAATGTATCAGGTTTGCGAGAATAGAACCAAAAGCAAGTCCAAAAGTCTTGTATTAGAttattatggatttgagtcagattaaactctgaggatggggtctggaagatacccagccctgccccagtatagttagtttaaaagtttattgcttgtcaaattctcactgtctcctttaagttttattgccagttaacagtatttttacttctgctcagtctccccacttgtcagctacatcttagttttatctggaatctatcatgtgtcagaaccccagtccctgttgagtgggtcagggagtttgcccaccaattcaatactcaggactcaagaagaaaggacagggctcagcagaggatgcggcaattaagttgagaccagatgttaagcgacatgtctctttttctcagagcagaatccccttgatcCTAGgttcccaacaatggattagtcttttattctttattctatttctatgatttcccaacatagctgaagataaattttaaccctgtcatccttctaaaattaacacgactacaaaacaatgctgaaacacctgagtgactcttcctgttattcaagttggatatctttagagatgggggccaggagaggggagtcagtgggaactgtgagatctgaaacatctgactgtcactcccccgttccctcttcctttggtttgaccttgttccccctccccttttcccccttgttcctggaacacgtatgtatgtctccatacattgaccatgagctaaacacgcaccctgggtgagaaaggattggatgttagattgtgagctcgccctagtgtgcgtggggacttcccctataaaaggtcaaggcatgtattagctgttgcggctcaggcattgagtttgcccattcctgcggggatgtaataaatctgtctctgcttgacttggtggtctcctcgagttatttgggtaaactgaggcagtttgccccaaacagtCTTTTGGACAAATGCCATCAATATCTTGTTATAGTTGTCACTTTTCTGGGGTTCCCAGGGTTCAGCCTACTCCAAGCACCATCATAAACACTTTCCCTACTCCTTCTAAGTCcttggtggggggtggagagggaagttTCACTAAAGTCCTTCTCTGATGCCTCAAACTCAACACAcctaaaacaaaatttatctttccttctcaattcactcctctcttcctcctaacttccctgtttccATTAAGAGTATCACCATCCCTCAGGTAACCTAGCTTAAAAAACCCAGGGATCATCCCCTACTCATCATTCAGTCCCCGTTCCAATCAGTGGCCAAGACTTATAGATTCCACCTCCTCAATATCTTGCACATATATCTCTTTACTACCACAGCTgctctagttcagaccctcatcacttctcacttgAACTACTGCAATGGACTCTTGATTGATCAtcctatattctctctctcccttatctAATGCATACTCCATAGAGCAGCCAAATCAATATTCCTGGGCTGCAGGCAGGGGTGTGCTGCTAAAtgcttaacaaccagctctcaaagCCAGCTGTTGAAAAGCAggacatatttttaagtttaacttgtattatcaccatttttccattcattttcttttctttttttgggagggaggtggggcaatgagggttaagtgacttgcccagggtcacacagctagtaagtggcaagtgtctgaggcctgatttgaactcaggacctcctgaatccagggctagagctttatccactgtgctacctagctgccctcccccaatcATTTTCTTCAGCCTAGACTATCAAAACAATGAATCAATCCCTGGTTTGTAGGATTTGTCAATTTCCcaggtataaatgcttacactgcAAATTTAAAAGTTGGCTCTCCCAATTGGACctagctccagcacacccctaggtgcaagtctgaccacatcactcccatTCTTGAGAAGCTTCAGTGGTTTCCTGCTGGATCATAGGAGCTACAAAGTccatgtagtccaactccctcattttatagttgaggaaactgaggtccagagagattcagtgaattgctcatggtcacacaggttgtGACTATCAGAAGTGGAATGTAGGTGCACGTGTCTCTTTTCGGGTGGTCCCGTTTGTGCAGCCAAAATGAAGTTCAATCCCTTCGTGACCTCGGACCGCAGCAAGAACCGCAAGAGACACTTCAACTCGCCCTCGCACATCCAGCGCAAGATCATGTTGTCCCCACTCTCCAAGGAGCTGAGGCAGAAATACAAAGTCCGCTCCATGCCCATCCGGAAGGACAATGAGGTCCAGGTTGTTCGTGGACACTACAAAGGCCAGCAAATTGGCAAGGTAGTGCAGGTTTACAGAAAGAAATACGGCATCTACATTGAGCATGTGTTGCATGAAAAAGCTAACGGCACAACTGTCCATGTGGGTATTCACCCTAGTAAGGTAGTTATCACCAGAGTAAAACTGGACAAAGATCATAAAAAGATTCTTGAGTGTAAAGCCAAATCCCGACAAGTTGGAAAGGAGAAGGgcaaatataaagaagaaacCATTGAGAAGATGCAAGAATAAAGTGGTCTGTTGTACAgttataattaaaaatgaaaattaaaaaaaaaaagaagtggaatgTAAAACTGGATTCTCTTGACACCAGAGCAAGTGCTTCTTCAATAGTACCAGGCTATCTCCTGGATAATCAACTTTAGGATTGTGAAAGATATGAACTCCCTTGTTTGACCCTTAAAacctttcctggggcagctaggtggtacagtggatagagcactgaccctggattcaggaggacctgagtttaaatccagcatcagacacttgacacttactagctgtgtgaccctgggcaagtcacttaaccctcattgccctgcaaaaaacaaaacaaaacaaaaaaactttcctatgggggcagctaggtggcacagtagataaagcaccaggcctggattcaggaggacctgagtttaaatccagcctcagacacttgacacttactagctgtgtggccctgggcaagtcacttaacccttattgcccctccccaaaaacaaaaaacaaaaacccttcctAGTCTGGCTctagcctatctttccaggctggTGATACATTATTCTCTATCACTCAAGCCATGCTGCAAATGAACTGAACGGCTTACCATTCCCCTGTTAAAAACATCCCATTTCCCAAGTCCATGCCATTGCACAGGCTGTTTCCTGTGcagaaatgttctccctcttcacctgGCTCCTTTCAAACTCTGATCAAATGTTACCTCTGTGAGAAATGATAATttgtaaccaatatcttggggagattcagtaCTCCCCACTTCTTTTAAAAtcctgacacacacacacccctcccccaatccaaagtccttcttgatgAGATTGAATTGATTATCTCAGTCTCGGTCAGGCCCATCCAACCTAGCAAGGAATTTAAAGTAGGGTGGAGAAGCTCATcatgttctactcaagcttgggtggagacagatctttTTGTCTAGATAGGAAGGCTTCTCCATCCAGGGAAGGGTCACTCAGTGCACCCACTGAAAAAGGTttgcattctttgaattgatagcccaatgctgggggtggtctggtatagcccttcattttaatatagcctaacTCCAAATTAATTAACCAACTAGATCTGATTGCTCTTAACCAATTAAaattgattgctgtttgatgaaccacctaTTGTTTCAAGGTATATTAGCTGTGAGCCCCACCAtaattgtctttggtctgagagacaTGGCcaataatcatatttttattaataacctgctgacctttttaataaaatgattatattaCCCAGGAACTATGTCTCTCAAAATGTTTAGTTGTCACACCTCCTTCAAGAAATTTTTCTGGATTCCCTCAGTTGTTAGTGACCCCATCAAATTGTGTTGTATTTGTAGCCATTTTTTTCCTGAGCCTGAAGTGGTTTTGTAAAGAAACAATTTtgtacttcttgttgttgttcatcctccattctttttttaaaaatagtatcttatttccttttttccaattatatgtaaagatagttttcaacattcatttttgtaagattttgagttccatcccaaaacatagaaaaagacctatttgtacaaaaaatatttatagcagttctttttgtggtgactaggaattggaaatcaaaggaatgtccatcaaatgaggaatggctaaacaagctgtggtatatgatggtgatggaatattattatgctataaaaaataacaagcaggatgatttcagagaggtctggaaagacttatatgaactgatcatagtgaagtgaacagaaccaggagaacgttgtgcacagtgacagcaatattgtttgatgaagaactgtgaatgacttaactattctcagcaatacaatgatccaagacaatcccaaagcatactatccacctccaaagaaagaactgatattgattgaatagactgaagcaagctatttttcaatttctttcattttttttcttttattcaagttttcttatacaaaatgactgatatggtcatgttttacataactgcacatgtataacccactgCTTGCCACCTctaggatgggggaggagagggagggaagaaaggataaaatgtggaactcaaaactataaataaaaatgtttattattttaagaaaaagattttgagttccaaatttttctcccaccctcccttctctcccccctcccaaagccagggagtaatctgatacaggttatatattacaatcatgttaaacatatttccacattagttatgttgtgagagaagaaccagaacgggggggggggggggggagagacacagaagaagaaacaacaaccaaaaaacaacaacaaaactgaaaatagtatgcttcaatctgcattcagactccatagttcttttttctggatgtggagagcgttttccatcatgagtcttttggaattgtcttggatcattgtattgctgagaagagctgtctttcccagttgatcatcacagtattgctgatactgtgtacaatgttctcttggttctgttcattttactcagcatcaattcatgtaagtccagttttttctgaaatctgcctcctcattatttcttacagcacaatagtattctattatattaatataccaaaacttgtttagccattccccagttggtgagCATCCCCATCAATTGTAGATTCTACCTCCTCAACATCTCACATATATATCTCTTTTactctagttcagaccctcatcacttcgCACTTAAACTATTGCAATGgactcaatttctaattctttgccaccacaaaaagagtagctataaatatttttgtacatgggtccttttctcttttttatgatatctttgggatacagacctagcagtggtattactgggtcaaagggtcctcctccattcttgaagaggaccaaagacatcaggaaggtggtgttgtgcaaagtcatcagcctcactctctcctccagagtcttcAGTATTTCTTGCAGCCTAAATGGAGGAAAATGTGCCTTCTTGTTGAATTCTAGAATGCTAGGCATACCCCTACATACATGCATAAAGAGATCTCATGTGGAGAGAAGAGCTCCTGGGGGAGGAGGTCAAGAGAGACCTCTGAATGGTGGATGGAGGCCCTCGGAACCATTGACATATATATGTGAGCCAGCCCTATTG includes:
- the LOC122736575 gene encoding 60S ribosomal protein L26-like translates to MKFNPFVTSDRSKNRKRHFNSPSHIQRKIMLSPLSKELRQKYKVRSMPIRKDNEVQVVRGHYKGQQIGKVVQVYRKKYGIYIEHVLHEKANGTTVHVGIHPSKVVITRVKLDKDHKKILECKAKSRQVGKEKGKYKEETIEKMQE